A region of Pyxidicoccus parkwaysis DNA encodes the following proteins:
- a CDS encoding 6-phosphofructokinase — protein sequence MKVAVLTGGGDCPGLNAVIRAVVRRASAHGFEMMGLRDGWKGLLEDNHFRLTRETTSGILHRGGTILGTSRVNPFKVENGLERVRRAVERNGIHAIIAIGGEGTLSAATRMSQEGLRIVGVPKTIDNDINATDFTFGFDTAVEIATEAIDRLHSTAESHKRVIVCEVMGRHVGWIATYSGIAGGADVILVPEVPADLANVAEHIQRRHASGRMFSIVVVAEGTRIKTSSDQSEHLVTTGALDEAGRPRLGGVGTIVAAEIERRTGFETRVSVLGHIQRGGAPTPHDRVLATRYGVHACDMVARGEFGKMAALRGNEIISVDLADATRELKKVPREFFEVAQVFFG from the coding sequence ATGAAAGTTGCTGTTCTCACGGGTGGGGGTGACTGCCCCGGTCTCAACGCCGTCATCCGCGCAGTGGTCCGCCGCGCCTCCGCGCACGGCTTCGAGATGATGGGCCTGCGGGATGGCTGGAAGGGTTTGCTGGAGGACAACCACTTCCGCCTCACGCGTGAAACCACGTCCGGCATCCTCCACCGCGGCGGCACCATCCTCGGCACCTCGCGCGTCAACCCGTTCAAGGTGGAGAACGGCCTGGAGCGCGTGCGGCGCGCCGTGGAGCGCAATGGCATCCACGCCATCATCGCCATCGGCGGCGAGGGCACGCTGTCCGCCGCCACGCGCATGTCTCAAGAGGGCCTGCGCATCGTCGGCGTGCCCAAGACAATCGACAACGACATCAACGCCACCGACTTCACCTTCGGCTTCGACACCGCGGTGGAGATTGCCACCGAGGCCATCGACCGGCTGCACTCCACCGCCGAGTCCCACAAGCGCGTCATCGTCTGCGAGGTGATGGGCCGTCACGTGGGCTGGATTGCCACGTACTCGGGCATCGCCGGCGGCGCGGACGTCATCCTCGTGCCGGAGGTGCCGGCGGACCTGGCGAACGTGGCCGAGCACATCCAGCGCCGCCATGCGAGCGGCCGCATGTTCTCCATCGTCGTGGTGGCGGAGGGCACGCGCATCAAGACGTCGTCGGACCAGAGCGAGCACCTCGTCACCACGGGCGCGCTGGACGAGGCGGGCCGACCGCGCCTGGGCGGCGTGGGCACCATCGTCGCGGCGGAAATCGAGCGGCGCACCGGCTTCGAGACGCGCGTGTCCGTGCTGGGCCACATCCAGCGCGGCGGCGCGCCCACGCCGCATGACCGCGTGCTCGCCACCCGCTACGGCGTCCACGCCTGCGACATGGTGGCCCGCGGCGAGTTCGGGAAGATGGCGGCCCTCCGGGGCAATGAAATCATCTCGGTGGACCTGGCGGACGCCACCCGAGAATTGAAGAAGGTGCCTCGCGAGTTCTTCGAAGTCGCGCAGGTGTTCTTCGGTTGA
- a CDS encoding amidase: protein MDPFVSLDATAQAELVRRGEVTPLELVDAAITRIERHNSKLNAVTQKQFDTARLRAKNALPQGPFTGVPFLLKDLLAAQEGYPLTGGSRFSKDFIPDHDSELVKRHLRAGLVVLGKTNTPELGLLPTTESELLGPCRNPWNLERSPGGSSGGAAAAVASGMVPFAHASDGGGSIRIPASSCGLFGLKPTRGRNPTGPDFADPYHWLVADHALTRSVRDSAALLDATEGPDVGAPYIAPPKARPYALEVGAPPGRLRVGLALRNSVGAPVHPECLAAVAAAAKLLEGLGHSVLEVSLEVPGDEALGQHFMTVWAAGVVYGIDRMAQKTGRTPEPEHFEPFTWALYQFGLAQGLSAYLLAQAELQRFSRLIARRFDDVDVWLLPTVTEPPAPLGTFAAPPDEPLAPLFRAAAFTPYCPMANMTGCPAMSVPMHWSPEGLPVGVQFIGRFGDEATLFRLAAQLESAHPWTHRRPAVFG, encoded by the coding sequence CAGCCTCGACGCGACGGCCCAGGCGGAGCTCGTCCGCCGCGGTGAAGTCACTCCACTGGAGCTGGTGGATGCGGCCATCACCCGCATCGAGCGGCACAACTCGAAGCTCAACGCGGTGACGCAGAAGCAGTTCGACACCGCGCGCCTGCGCGCAAAGAACGCCCTGCCCCAGGGCCCCTTCACCGGAGTCCCCTTCCTGCTGAAGGATTTGCTCGCCGCGCAGGAGGGCTACCCGCTCACCGGCGGCTCGCGCTTCTCGAAGGACTTCATCCCGGACCACGACAGTGAATTGGTGAAGCGCCATCTGCGCGCCGGCCTCGTGGTGCTGGGCAAGACGAACACGCCCGAGCTGGGCCTGCTGCCCACGACGGAGAGCGAGCTGCTCGGCCCGTGCCGCAACCCGTGGAACCTGGAGCGCTCGCCGGGAGGCTCCAGCGGCGGCGCGGCGGCGGCGGTGGCCAGCGGCATGGTGCCCTTCGCGCACGCATCCGACGGCGGCGGCTCCATTCGCATCCCCGCCTCGAGCTGCGGCCTCTTCGGCCTCAAGCCCACGCGCGGCCGCAACCCCACCGGGCCGGACTTCGCGGACCCGTACCACTGGCTCGTCGCGGACCACGCCCTCACCCGCTCCGTGAGGGACAGCGCCGCGCTGCTCGACGCCACGGAAGGGCCCGACGTGGGCGCCCCGTATATCGCCCCGCCCAAGGCGCGGCCGTACGCGCTCGAAGTCGGAGCCCCACCGGGCCGGCTGCGCGTCGGCCTGGCGCTGCGCAACTCCGTGGGCGCGCCCGTGCACCCGGAGTGCCTCGCCGCCGTCGCCGCCGCCGCGAAGCTGCTGGAGGGGCTGGGCCACTCCGTCCTCGAGGTCAGCCTGGAGGTGCCCGGCGACGAGGCCCTGGGCCAGCACTTCATGACGGTGTGGGCCGCGGGCGTCGTTTACGGCATCGACCGGATGGCGCAGAAGACGGGCCGCACGCCCGAGCCCGAGCACTTCGAGCCCTTCACCTGGGCGCTCTACCAGTTCGGCCTCGCGCAGGGCCTGTCGGCCTACCTGCTGGCCCAGGCGGAGCTGCAGCGCTTCAGCCGGCTCATCGCCCGCCGCTTCGACGACGTGGACGTCTGGCTGCTGCCCACCGTCACCGAGCCCCCCGCGCCGCTCGGCACCTTCGCCGCGCCACCGGACGAACCGCTGGCGCCCCTCTTCCGGGCCGCCGCCTTCACGCCCTATTGCCCGATGGCCAACATGACGGGCTGCCCGGCCATGAGCGTGCCGATGCACTGGAGCCCGGAGGGGCTGCCCGTGGGCGTGCAGTTCATCGGCCGCTTCGGAGACGAGGCCACCCTCTTCCGGCTGGCCGCTCAGCTGGAGTCCGCGCACCCGTGGACGCATCGCCGCCCGGCGGTGTTCGGCTAG